In a genomic window of Muntiacus reevesi chromosome 1, mMunRee1.1, whole genome shotgun sequence:
- the LOC136155797 gene encoding olfactory receptor 7C2-like, translated as MERGNQTGIRNFLLLGFTEDPDLQPLLFGLFLSMYLVTFTGNLAIILAIISDSHLYTPMYFFLSNLSFADICFTSTTVPKMLWNIQKQSQVITYAGCLSQVFFFILFGCLDNLLLTVMAYDRFMAICHPLHYMVIMSPRVCGLLALGSWCLSITASLPETLTILRLSFCRSMKIPQSFCDLPEILKLACSDTLINHTVVYFVTIILAVFPFSGILFSYYHISSSILRMSSVRSKYKAFSTCGSHFSVVSLFYGTGLGVYLSSAVTSTSRTSLVASVMYTTVTPMLNPFIYSLRSRGMKGDLVRLISRAPSLMHRAFGGLS; from the coding sequence ATGGAAAGAGGAAACCAAACAGGAATCAGAAACTTTCTCCTCCTGGGATTCACAGAGGACCCAGACCTACAGCCTCTCCTCTTCGGTCTGTTTCTGTCCATGTATCTGGTCACATTCACTGGGAACCTGGCCATCATCCTAGCCATCATCTCAGACTCCCACCTctacacccccatgtacttcttcctctccaacctgtcctttgctgacatctgcttcacctccaccactgtcccaaagatgctgtggaacATCCAGAAACAGAGCCAAGTTATCACCTATGCAGGCTGCCTCAGTCaggtattctttttcattttgtttgggtGCCTGGACAATTTACTCTtgactgtgatggcctatgaccgcttcatggccatctgtcaccccctgcACTACATGGTCATCATGAGCCCCCGGGTCTGTGGGCTGCTGGCTCTGGGGTCTTGGTGCCTCAGCATCACAGCCTCCCTGCCTGAGACCTTGACTATCTTGAGGCTGTCTTTCTGCAGAAGCATGAAGATCCCACAATCTTTTTGTGATCTTCCTGAAATCCTGAAGCTTGCCTGTTCTGACACCCTCATCAATCACACAGTAGTCTATTTTGTGACTATTATCCTagctgtttttcctttctctgggatCCTCTTTTCTTACTATCATATTTCCTCCTCCATCCTGAGAATGTCATCAGTCAGGAGCAAATACAAAGCTTTTTCCACCTGTGGGTCTCACTTCTCAGTGGTCTCCTTGTTCTATGGCACAGGCCTAGGGGTCTACCTCAGTTCTGCAGTCACTTCAACCTCTAGGACAAGTCTTGTGGCTTCTGTGATGTACACCACGGtcacccccatgctgaaccccttcatctacagtctgaggagCAGGGGCATGAAGGGGGACCTTGTGCGGCTCATTAGCAGGGCACCGTCTCTCATGCACAGGGCCTTCGGAGGACTCTCATAA